The Solidesulfovibrio fructosivorans JJ] DNA window GCCCCGCCCCATGCCCCGGTGTAGCTTGCCCGAACCAATTCACCCCCACCACGGAGGCCCCGAACATGACCACAGGCGACCGCCTGTCCCTGCTCGTTTCAGGACTCGGCCCCATCGGCAAAATCCCCTACGCCTCGGGCACCTGGGGTTCGGCCGCGGCCACCATCGCCGCCCCGGCCCTCTTCCTGCCCCTGCCCGGCTTCTGGCGCGTCCTCATCCTCATCGCCTTGTTTTTTATCGGCAGCTTCACCGCCACCCGCACCGAAACCCTGCTCCAGAAAAAAGACCCCAGCCACGTCGTCATCGACGAACTCATCGGCCAATGGGTCACCTTCCTGCCCTTCGCCAGCTTGCCCACCCTGGAACTGGCCGCCGGATTTCTCCTTTTCCGCGCCTTCGATATCCTCAAGCCGCCACCTGTGCGCGCCTCGGAAAACTGGCTGCCCGCAGGCTACGGCGTCATGATCGACGACGTGCTGGCCGGCATCTACGCCTGCATCTGCCTCGCCATCTTCCACTGGCTCCGGTCATAGCGCAGGCAGGGGAGGCGCTGCCTCCCCCGCACCCCACCGGCAGAGGCTCCGCCTCTGCACTCCGCCGGGGGGCGAGCGCGCCCCCCGGGCCCCCCTTTTCGGCTCTGGCTTGGCGGAAATGACGTTGGCTGTCGGGAAGGTCGTTGGGTGAAGATGGAGGCGGAATTTGTCGGGACGGTGCATGTCGCTTCGCGACAAGCTCGTCCCAAGCAAATGCCGCCTCCACCACGCCGGTCGCCCCTTTGGGGCGACATGTAAAGACACTCTGTTTTCTTGAATGCGGCGCTTCGCCGCTGGCGCGGTTGTTGCCGCAATCGCGTCCGGCGTCGAGGGGCGTAAGCCCCTCGTGTCGCCGGGCCGATTGCGGCAACTAACATACGGCGTTCCGCCGCCCCCCTACCCCCATGCTCACACCTCACCATCCCAACCCGGTAAAAGGGGGTCCGGGGGACATCAAGTCCCCCGGGGGGTCCAGGGGCAGAGCCCTGGCGGGGTCCGGGGTGGCACCCCGGCCATGCCCACGCACAAAAAAGGCCGCCGGGAAACCCCGGCGGCCTTTTGCGCCTTAACGGCGTGAAAGCAACGGAAACTAGTAGGTGGCGCGGAATTCGTCGCGGCGGTTCTTGGCGTAGGCAGCCTCGGAGTGCCCCGGATCCAGAGGACGTTCCTTGCCGTAGCTGACGGTGGACAGCCGGTCGGCGGGAATCCCCAGGTTGCTCAGGTACTGGGCGGCAGCCTGGGCGCGGCGTTCGCCGAGGGCCAGGTTGTATTCGGCCGTGCCACGCTGGTCGCAGTTACCTTCCACGATGACCTTGATCTGCGGGTACTGCCGCATGATCTCGGCCTTGCGGGTCAGGATCTGCCGGGATTCGGCCGTCAGGTTGGAGCTGTCGAAGGCGAAGTGGATCATCTGGGCCAGCTCGTTAGCGGCCTGTCCCATCTTTTCCCGCAGGGCACGCTCCTGTTCCAAACGAGCCTTTTCCTGGTCTTCCCAGCTCGTTCCGGAACCATCGCCGGGGCCGCCGGCTTTTTTGGCGCAACCAAATCCCGTCAGGGAAAGCATCAGCACCAGTACCGCCAAAGTCAAAATCCTCGAACGCGTCATTTTTTCTTCCTCCTCACATAGCCCGCCCGGGCGTTACAGAGCCAGGAGCTTTACCCCTGGCCGTGTTCTCGATGGGGCTGGCGAAGCACCAACCGGAACGCGCCTCCAATTACGCCTCCTGCAATAAAATGCAACAGGGAAATTATGGCCGTTCTGCATAGTTGTGTTCTTTTGCTAACCCCTGGACTCCATTTATTCCGTCCTTTGTCATATTGGACGCGACCATTACAGGATCGTCATGGAATGGAAAAAACCGTGACACTACTTCGGAAGCGGCCCCCAGCAAGGCATTTGGGCTGTTCCGTCGCCGGTGGGGATCATGATCGGCGGCGTGCCGTGACGGGTCGTGACATACAATTTTTTCTGACCGCTACGGGTCGAGGAAAACACGATAAAATAGCCGTCCGGCGAAAAACTGGGGTTCTCGTCCGAGCCGCCGCCCGACGTGACCTGGGTATCCTGGCCGGTGGTCATGTCGTGGACGAAAACTTTTTGCGCGCCCCCGAGCTGCTTGGTGTAGGCGATGAGCTTGCCGTCTGGGCTTAAGGACGGGTTGGTGTTGTAGCCCGACGGGGTGATGCGCCGGGGCGAGCCGCCGCTCACATTCTGCAAGTAGATATTGGGATTGCCGGCCTGGTCGTTGACGAAGGCCATGAGGCTTCCCGAGGCGTCGAAGCTGGGGGAGACGTTGATGCCCGGACCGCCGGCCAGCACGCGTCCCGGCTGGTGGTTGGCGTTTAGGAGGTAGATATCCGCCTTGCCGTGCATGCGCACGCTGACGGCGATCTGGCCGTTTGGCAGAAAGCGCGGGCTCACCACGTTGGTGCTCGGCAGGGTGTAGACCTGGGGCTTGCCGCCGCCGGACCACACGCCCAGGTAATGGGAACGCGAACCGATGAGGGTAAACGCGATGCTGCGGCCGTCGAAGGACCAGGCCGGGCTTTCGGCCATGCCGAGCTCATTGTAGTGGGTGATGCGGGTCAGGCCACGGCCGGTGGGGCGCACGGTCCAGATGTCGGTGCCCTTGCCGGAGCTGGGTTTGACGAAAGCAATCTGGGAATTGAAAAAACCGCCCTGGCCGGTAAGCGCGGCCATGAGCTCCATGCAGAAGCGGTCGGCGATATCGGGCAATTGGGCGTCGGTGACGCTGTCATAGCCTTTGCCGACGATCACCTTCTGGGAATAGACCTCGAAGGCGCGCAGCTCCACGTTGCCGAGGTTGCCGCCGGGCGTCCATTTGGAGGTGACGAGCACGTCGATCTTGCCCATGCTGAAGGGCTTGAAATCAATCTGGTCCGCCGTGGCCCCGCCGATCTGGCCGGGGATATTCGAGGGCGGCACCAGTTGCAGGAACGGAAGGAACTGCAAATCCTTATTGATAAGATCCTGCAGCTTGTCGGCCGGGGTCATCTGTCCGCCGTCGGCAAAGGGCCTGGCCTGGACCAGGTTCATTTTGGCCTGTCCCGGCCCCTGGATGTCCACGGCCAGGGAAGTCTGGGCCGGTGCCCGTCCGGACAAAATGCCCAAAAGCATGAAAAGTGCCCCGAAAACACTGATGATTCGCTTATGCGCGCGCGTGGTCATTGTCCAAGTCCCTGATGCTCGCTGCTTGCCGGTTTGTCGTTAAGCCCCGGCGATGTCGCCGGGGAGCCTGCCCTCGCGGCCGGCACGGGTATTCCCATGTTTCGGCCTATAGCCTGTTCCCGGGGCCCAGGCAAATGCCCCCCGGAAAAAAATGCGATCCCCGGTCGCGATCCTACCGCCCAAGCTCCTGGGAGCTAAACCGCAGTTGCAGGACATTGAGGCCCGGCGGCGGCGGCGGCAGCGTATCCGTCTCGGACGCGGCCTTGACGGTCGAGGCGTCGAAGCTGGCCTGCCCGGAGGACTGCACCAATTTGTATTCGAGGATGCGCCCGTTTTGGTCGATATGCACTTCCACGACGGCCAAAAGCGGTTGGCGGGAGCCGCTCGGGAAACGCCAGTTCTTTTTGACCTCGCGGTTGACGATCTGGGCATAGACCCCCATGGTGACGCCGCTGCCGCCGCCACCGCCGCCTCCTCCGCCGCCGCCGCCACCGGCCATGCGACGGGCATCGGCCAGGGCCTTGGCCAAGGGATCGCCGCCGGCCGAGCCCTTGCCCGAACCTTTGCCGCCGCCTTCTCCGGCCTTGGCCTTGGCATCCTTGAGCGCCTTGGCCAAAACGTTCTTGGCGGAGGCCGCTTCCTTGGCCGCCGCGGCGGCTTTGGCCGCTTCCGCCGCTTTCTTGGCATCGGCGGCTTTTTTCGCGTCCTCGGCTTTTTTGGCTTCAGCGGCCTTCCTGGCCTCCTCGGCCTTCTTTTTCGCTTCGTCAGCCTTCTTCTTCGCTTCTTCGGCCTTTTTGGCTTCCTCGGCTTTTTTCTTGGCCTCTTCAGCCTTCTTTTTCGCCTCTTCGGCCTTCTTGGCCTCTTCCGCTTTTTTCTTGGCTTCTTCCGCCTTTTTGGCGTCTTCGGCCTTTTTGAGCAGCTCGGCCTTCTTGATTTCCTCGAGTTTTTTGGCCTCCTCGGCCTTCTTCTTGGCCTGTTCGGCCTTCTGCGTCTCTTCCTCGAGTTTTTTGAAATCCGGCTTGGGCTCGATTTTGGGCTCGGGCTTGGGTTCGGTCTTCGGCTCGGATTTGGTTTCCGGTTCCGGCGCCTGGGGCACGGCGGCCACGGGCTCGGGCGCGGTGGGCTTGGCCGGTTCGGCCGGAGCCTTAGCCGGCTCGGGCACCTGCGCCTCGGCGGCATCTCCGGGACCTCCCTCGGGTTCGGGCGGACCGGGCTGGGGCCTGTCGCCCGGCCCCTTGGGTCCCGGCGGCAGGCCGGGTTCGCCGGGGGGCAGGCCGGGAGCGCCGAGCGAGACGAGGTCGACTTCGTACACGGGAACGTTGAGCTGGAATTTGACCGGCTCGATATTGATGAAGACGAGGCTTGCCAGCACCACCGTCAGGTGCAGGAAGATGGAAAATATCCAGCCAAGAACGCGCATGGGGCACTCGCTGTGACACGTCGGGCGACGCGTCCGGGTCCTATTTCTTTTTGGCGGCTGGGGAGGGCGCGGCCGTTTTCTCTTCTTCGGCCACAACGCCGAGCTTATCAACGCCAGCCTCTTTGACCACGCCCATGACAGCAACCACCGTGCCATAGGGGACGGACTTGTCGGCCCGCAAAAAGAGCTGCTTTTTCTGAGCGGTCACCAGCTGCTGCACCTGCCCGCCCAGATCGCCGAGTTCCACCTGGTACTTGTCCAGGTACAGGGAACCGTCGGCCTTGATGGTCAACACCACGCTGTCGCTTTCCTTGGGCAACACGGAGACGGCGCGGGTCTGGGGCAGGTCGACCTGCAACCCCTGAGTCATCATGGGCGCGGTGACCATGAAGATGATGAGGAGCACCAACATGACGTCCACGAAGGGGGTCACGTTGACGTCGGCCATGAAGCGGCCCTTGCCGCCGACCTGCATGCCCATGGCCTAGAACCTCTCCGAGGCCGGCCGGCGACGGGCCGCGGCCGGGGCCTCGGCGTCGCGCGGGGTCCAGGTCACTTCGCGCTGGATGCGGTTTAAAAACGCGCCGGCGAAGTTGACCAGCTCGCCCTCGATGGCCTGGATGTAGCCCAGGAAGAAGTTGTAGGAGATGACGGCCGGGATGGCCACGGCCAAGCCGATGGCGGTGGCGATCAGCGCCTCGGAGATGCCCGGGGCCACGGCGGCCAGGGCGGCGGACTGCATAAGGCCGATGGAGTGAAACGAGTTCATGATGCCCCATACCGTGCCGAACAGGCCGATAAAGGGCGTGGCGTTGGCGCTGGTGGCCAGAAACGGCAGGGAGCTCGAGAGCTTGGCCAGCTCCTGGGACACGCCCTGGCGCAGCACCCGGCGGATGTTGTCCATGGCGATGTGGCCTTTTTCCGCCGGATCGAGATCGGCCTGCTCCATGCGCACCAGTTCCTCGAAGGCCAGCCGTCCGACGTTGAACGCCGGGGACTGGCGGGACTGGCCCAGGGACTGCATGGCCGAACGCAGGGTGTCGGCCTCCTGGAACCTGTCGAAATCCCTGGCGGTCTCACGTTTGGCCGAGGTCAGCGTGAAGATCTTGACGAAGATGATGCTCCAACAGCCAAGGGACATGACCCCAAGGACACACAAGACGAAAATGACCGTCGGCGTGGCATTGGCCATCATGGCCCAAAAGCCGCCATGCGGCGTAAGCGCATCCATTGCGACCCACCTGTGGGAAATGTAAGAGGTTAGGAAAGCGCGCGCTCGGCCAGGGCCGGCAAGGCGGTCTCCGCAGCGGCGAAGATCGAGACGTCGGCGAGCCCCGTTAGGGCGCTTTCCGTCAGATTGATTTCCACGACCGTTCCGCCCCTGGCCCTCACCTCCCTGGGCAGGAGATTGGCCGGGGCGACCTCCCCCGATGTTCCGGCCACGATA harbors:
- a CDS encoding phosphatidylglycerophosphatase A family protein, encoding MTTGDRLSLLVSGLGPIGKIPYASGTWGSAAATIAAPALFLPLPGFWRVLILIALFFIGSFTATRTETLLQKKDPSHVVIDELIGQWVTFLPFASLPTLELAAGFLLFRAFDILKPPPVRASENWLPAGYGVMIDDVLAGIYACICLAIFHWLRS
- the pal gene encoding peptidoglycan-associated lipoprotein Pal — its product is MTRSRILTLAVLVLMLSLTGFGCAKKAGGPGDGSGTSWEDQEKARLEQERALREKMGQAANELAQMIHFAFDSSNLTAESRQILTRKAEIMRQYPQIKVIVEGNCDQRGTAEYNLALGERRAQAAAQYLSNLGIPADRLSTVSYGKERPLDPGHSEAAYAKNRRDEFRATY
- a CDS encoding translocation protein TolB, yielding MLLGILSGRAPAQTSLAVDIQGPGQAKMNLVQARPFADGGQMTPADKLQDLINKDLQFLPFLQLVPPSNIPGQIGGATADQIDFKPFSMGKIDVLVTSKWTPGGNLGNVELRAFEVYSQKVIVGKGYDSVTDAQLPDIADRFCMELMAALTGQGGFFNSQIAFVKPSSGKGTDIWTVRPTGRGLTRITHYNELGMAESPAWSFDGRSIAFTLIGSRSHYLGVWSGGGKPQVYTLPSTNVVSPRFLPNGQIAVSVRMHGKADIYLLNANHQPGRVLAGGPGINVSPSFDASGSLMAFVNDQAGNPNIYLQNVSGGSPRRITPSGYNTNPSLSPDGKLIAYTKQLGGAQKVFVHDMTTGQDTQVTSGGGSDENPSFSPDGYFIVFSSTRSGQKKLYVTTRHGTPPIMIPTGDGTAQMPCWGPLPK
- the tolA gene encoding cell envelope integrity protein TolA; protein product: MRVLGWIFSIFLHLTVVLASLVFINIEPVKFQLNVPVYEVDLVSLGAPGLPPGEPGLPPGPKGPGDRPQPGPPEPEGGPGDAAEAQVPEPAKAPAEPAKPTAPEPVAAVPQAPEPETKSEPKTEPKPEPKIEPKPDFKKLEEETQKAEQAKKKAEEAKKLEEIKKAELLKKAEDAKKAEEAKKKAEEAKKAEEAKKKAEEAKKKAEEAKKAEEAKKKADEAKKKAEEARKAAEAKKAEDAKKAADAKKAAEAAKAAAAAKEAASAKNVLAKALKDAKAKAGEGGGKGSGKGSAGGDPLAKALADARRMAGGGGGGGGGGGGGSGVTMGVYAQIVNREVKKNWRFPSGSRQPLLAVVEVHIDQNGRILEYKLVQSSGQASFDASTVKAASETDTLPPPPPGLNVLQLRFSSQELGR
- the tolR gene encoding protein TolR gives rise to the protein MGMQVGGKGRFMADVNVTPFVDVMLVLLIIFMVTAPMMTQGLQVDLPQTRAVSVLPKESDSVVLTIKADGSLYLDKYQVELGDLGGQVQQLVTAQKKQLFLRADKSVPYGTVVAVMGVVKEAGVDKLGVVAEEEKTAAPSPAAKKK
- a CDS encoding MotA/TolQ/ExbB proton channel family protein; the encoded protein is MDALTPHGGFWAMMANATPTVIFVLCVLGVMSLGCWSIIFVKIFTLTSAKRETARDFDRFQEADTLRSAMQSLGQSRQSPAFNVGRLAFEELVRMEQADLDPAEKGHIAMDNIRRVLRQGVSQELAKLSSSLPFLATSANATPFIGLFGTVWGIMNSFHSIGLMQSAALAAVAPGISEALIATAIGLAVAIPAVISYNFFLGYIQAIEGELVNFAGAFLNRIQREVTWTPRDAEAPAAARRRPASERF